The DNA window gctgccgcgcgccgtcgctcgccttccgtcgtcgctcgagtcgccgcctcgctgccgccgttagccgccgccgcgcaatctcgccgccagccgccgttcgtcgccgcctagccgcgtcatcacctccgcgccgctgtcgccgaccggccgccactctcgtcgtcgccggtggacgtctcgcgcccgccgcagctcctccaacctctccgccgccgcgtctcgcccgtcaccggcacccgtcgatctccgtcgccgttgccgatctcccgcacccgcccgcgtcgccaccttcgcctcggtctcgccgacccgtccgcgccctcgccgtcgccggtgagccaccgcaccctcctcccctctttctccccctttccggccgaccgccgccgagtcgcgtgccgtcgccggacgaggccgaagcccgccgctcccgtcggccaccgtggtcgtcgtcgcctccgcgtcgccgacgtctggccgccgtctcttgcgcccgcgcgtgccgcgctgccgccgctcgccagccgccgtctcttgcgcccgtgcgtcgccgccccggccgtcgttgccgtcgcgccgtcaccgctcgccggtcgtcgccgtcgccgtcgccgtgcgccgccgccgccgcgtcgcccgccgctcccgctggtcgccgccgtccgccgagccgcgcgttcggtccccagctctctgttccctctcgctgacgagtgggtcccactcgtcagtcactccccgcgcccgctctctctctctcctcccgggtcccgcatgtcagtctctcccttccccctctctctcaccgacaggtggtccccacctgtcagccgtcagcttcctctctcctcgctgacgtcagcagccccattaattgcgcaataattgatttaggacttttctgtttagttaaaaaccgagaaaacttctaaaattcataagtaattcatctagtctccgtttaggtccattcaaatttcattaaattcataaaattatcaagaatccattaaaaatagtttcttttgctgtttcagtagagtttgtgcctgttttatttatttttgtgctttgtcgcttagattcggaccccgccgaagagccggtttacttcgagatcgtcgccgaagttgcccaagggccagagcaaggcaagtgacactcatccttgaacatattgaacccattattgcaaattccccgctttattatttcaaatatgcattgtcttaattaaagtacttactttatgctattttcgggtaaaccttattattatgccgttgtttatccaactttgttcattgctggaccaggggtaacttgattagagtcaggcctaggttaatgcttagccatgcttagaacaagtagctcatgggatcacatttaattgtgcttagttctgaatagccgagataatgattcactacccggttcgggttaatgtcaactaaaatattgataatggtgggctgtgggtgcatggttttgagagtcgcacccatggcgattaaggaccggttcacgggaaaccctggaagtcgataagtgctaaccacatgccgaaatgggtaaggtgggatttggagcatgacttcgaactatttgacgtacccaggcaagggtaggcgtgatggagtatggacgggcaatcgtggtgtaacgaaagcttctcctgcttccggatctaccgaggcgcaagaggggactgcccgacttggtgtaaaggagggggtgaaacctgaagtgtggtacgattaaatagggagggttgtgtaacgggtcctatcacggtctcctttccggtatgccgtggtggtatgtcggcgcacgttcaagtgtagtggagtcgtgtcttgtgggtacagtagtacacctctgatcagagtataaactattcgaatagccgtgcccacggttacgggcgaactcccagcttcactgtgattagtgaaccctaataacttgagtaaaatctgttgtcacttgggactactgcagcgtggggtaacgttgagtagtggttgggcctgttgcaacgtggtgtaacgttggacagtgttgtggtattttacaactgcttattttatttatgccttactgtatttaaattacctttatttctttcagtctctgttatttatttaaattgctgctttgtcgcaactaacccgagcctgtccttgttaatcccattgcatcatttgtttcccccttgtccgtgttacttgttgagtacggtggtttgtactcagccttgcttacctttcccaacccagagcttgaagcagagtccgatggaggtgcctctcaggagtgagctgttccgccgtcgaagtgttgcctgtggactggagccgtacccgctggagctagtctgcccctttgtttttctttccgctgcatttccgctagaataagtgtaatttttcagttgtttataagaacgatggttatgtaatcaacattgtctttttgtgtaccctggctggtcctggacagggattcaatacacaattaagttcagaaattcgtgtgagtaatttctgggcgtgacaccctCCTAGAGAGACTGCACAAGTTATTCTACGGCGCAAAGCATGGGTATGGGGACCCTAGTTCCCAAAACTCTGACAAAAGCCTCGTACCCTCGCTAAACTTCTACCCTCCTAGTGGAGGTTAGGGTAAAGGCCCGGCAATGTTGGTGAAGCGTTACACAAGGTTCATTACGACCCATGGGCTCCGTTGAGGAATGGGTCGGCCCTACTACGGGGCTATCCAATTCGTCAGGCTCTTTCAAAGCGCAAAGACCTTAAATGTGTGCTTGGCGAGACAATTGAGATTGGGTACCACAGCCCACCACCGAGGGCTAAGCCAAGCCTAGTTGTGAGCTGAGCTCAAGCCCTCGGATATCGACAACGTCTTAGGGCACTATTTGCAGCCACATGTTGTCCTTTCGCACGAAGGCTTAGTACCCTATTTGAATCATTGTTACCTACATCTAGGATTAGTACACAAGAAAGATATTTGCAGTTTTATACAAGATATTTGAACCTACTCTACCTTTTACCGGCCCCTCGGGGGTCCTTGCGCTGCATTTTCCTGGCAATTAGGCAGGCTCAGGGTGCAAAGACCTTAGGTGCATGCTTGATACGACCTTCAGAGTTCATGTACTACCTAGAAAGCGATTAATTTTGTGTGCAAAGTAGGTTAGTGTGCAAGATCGATCGAATCTAAAGCCAGCAGAAGAAAGGACGAGGTTCTACCGCTGCTTGGCAGATCGAGGGCTTGGTGGGGTTCAAGGCTAGGCTCGGGATCAAGGTCCAAGAACATGCCGCCACTGGGAGCACTAACTCATGGCCAGGCTCGAGACCTAGGAACTCTAACCCAAGGTACCAGCGAGAAGCAGGTGAGGGGATGAGGGGAAGAACGAGATACGTATAGGCGAGAAGGAGCCCACTGGCTTCAACGACCGCCTAAGGGGTGAACCTTGTGGCCTGGTCGTCTTCGCCTTCACCGCCATTGTCGGCTCAAGTTGTGTGTGCAACCACAACATCACGCCTCATTTGCACCTCCACACCAAGGATTTTCTCCACACCTGCGCCCAAGATGATTTTCTCTCGGGCCTGGATGAGTGGGAAAGGCTAGGATGGGCCGGGGAATAATCTCAACTAGGCTTAATCGAGTGCGCATTCTGTTAATCCCAACCCACGGAAGAACAACCAAGATTGGAATGCAATCCATGGAGATTGCGGCCTAATCCCGGTCATTCCCGAGCCAACCAAACAAGGCCAAAGGGAGTTAAATGATGGGGATTTAGGACGGGCGAGTAAGAGGAAGGTTTGGGGAAGGTTTCCCCTTTTCTCAGCTGGCGGAAATGGCATGTTAGTGGCAGTGctaatggtggtggtggtggtagatATCAGAGAGGGCGAAGATGTGCAGGCTAACTAGcagggtggggtccacctattGGCCTCACCTGACATGCTGGGTTGGCCCAACGGCCAACTTGCTCGGCccaagggagaggaaaaagggaaaacaaaCAGAAACGGAAAAGATAGGGATTTCTGCTGGGCTGAAAGGAGAAGAGGGAAAGAGAGGAGTGGGCCAAAAATGGTCTATTCCGAGGAGGGAAGGAATAAAACCTTATTTGTTGACTTTAGATCCACGCTtgacttattaaaaaaatacataattattttttattttgttccgattcatttattaataaatgcattttaagcataacttataattttacatattgacataaaaattttaaataaaataaatgggtaaatctaaaagtcaatcgtatcaaataaaatacacAAAGGAGAATTATTCGCAAAACGTTAATATTGTAAATATTGTTTGCACGGGCGCGGCGCCATTTCCCAAGCCCAAAAGGGCGTACATGGGCATGGGCAAATTTGGCCCAACTAGTGGCCTCCCATCGCGTAAATTGTAACATCCCTACTGCTCTACTTGGGCCCAGACGAgaaaagggtttttttttttgttttttaaattttgggagTCACGACCTACAGCGGCGACACGacgtcgcgcgccgccgacCGAACCatccgacgccggcgccggcaccgcACGCGCGGGGTGGGCGCGATGCGGGGGCTGTCGCGGGCGGGGAAGCGCGCCGGAGAGATGGCGTTCAACGCCGGGGGAGGCGTCGTCAACTGGTTCCCGGGCCACATGGCCGCGGCCTCGCGCGCCATCCGCGACCGCCTGAAGCTCGCTGACCTCGTCATCGAGGTCCGCGACGCCCGGGTGAGTGCCCCTCCCCCCCTCCGTTTGGCTCATTGCCTCATCGGTACGGGCTCTTCCTTTTTGCTTTACCGTCTTCTTGAGTAGTGTCTCCTTTGGCACGGGCGTCGAGGGACGGTTCTTGGCGCTCGGATGGTGCTCGACGAAATGCCTGTTGTGCAACGTTGGAATGCAATGGAACAGAACATGAGTGTCCGTAGTTGCAGACTCTGTGATGTATAACTGTATACTAAATTGTGTGGTGATCCTTAttcttttacttattttacaagttcttttattcataattgtcTTTTACAAGTTGATGAATAATGCTCCGTTCAATTCAGTGATTGTCCATTCGTGCAGTTTCATGTTCAGTTTATTTGTTCGTCTGAAATTTATTCCTCTGATTACTGGTGTTCAACTACTGTAACTTATGTCCAGATTCCGTTATCCTCAGCAAACGAAGACCTTCAACCTGTACTTGCATCTAAGAGGCGTATCCTTGCTCTAAACAAGAAAGATCTAGCAAATCCTAATATAATGAATGTAAGTGTATACTTATTTTTAGCTCAAGCTCCTCAAACTTAAGTTGTCATTTTATGGTGAAACATTCATGTGCTTCACCAGTaacatttttcttataatatgatttattatttaacaGGCAATTTACATTTTATTTGCAGAGGTGGCTTCATCATTTTGAATCATGTAAGCAGGATTGCATTTCAATAAGTGCACATAGCAGCAGTTCTGTTAGTCAGGTCAGTTGACTATTAATTTcagttcttttccttttttttctactgtAAACTTAACATAATGTATATCTCTAAGCTGGAAGAAGGTGTACTCGACACTGATTTTCTATGGATGAATCTATGTAGAGAAATGTGTCATTCTTAGaatcttctaaaataagtGCATTCTCTACACAATGTatcatatgattttatttagttttggaTTTCAACATGGTTATTTTGTCGTTCAAAAATAGaatgtactccctcctttGAAAATTATTTGGTGTTATGCTCAAATGCCTAGAAATCCAATCACTTTACCAAAGTAATGTATGAATGCCTTGCCTCCAACTGCATCCATGCATGAATCATTATCAAGTATTTTGTAGAGAAGTATTGTTGTAATATAAGAAAGTAAGAATGGTGCTTTCAAAgttacatgcatgcaatggCCATTCATGAGTCTCATGAAATTATATGGAAAGATTGTTCAATGGAAGAAGTTCACTGTATACTTACATGAAAACCAGTGCAACACACAGGAACTAGCTACTATCATTGGTGGCAGTTAGTGTTGTGCTCCAAAACCTTTCTGTAATTTTGAGTGTAGACTATTGCTCTTATTAGCATTTAGAATACTGATTGGCTGTTGCACTGTTctctaaaatttgtataactGGCATTTCTAAGGTTGTTCATAACTATGAGAATAACAACGAGTGCCTAAGAACCGTACCTTGAACCAATCATTTTCATAAAAGATTTGAAATAGTTTCTAACAACTTTGTAAATTAGGACTTTAACTTTACTCTATGTACTGCATACAATGTTgtttgctgtttttttttgtgttgttttgtttcttgggAGTCATTTACTGGAAATGTACTATCTGTATTTTTGTAATGTTATTGCACATAAGAAACATTTCTCCTCCTTGCTGCATCCTTCCCAAAATCCATAAGAAAgcttctaaaaataaatgaaggaAGCAATCCTTTTCTATAACAAACGAAATGTTGATAGATATGTCCATCTGTGGCAGTATAGTCCTCAGTTATTACATTTAACCTCCTAAACATTTGCTCTCTGTACCCTGAGACATTTTCtgtaagaaaaacaaaaaaattgaatgaagATATGCAGATGTATACGTTTTACAGCAATGATGTTCGTGCAAACATCCTTGCTTCATCTGTGTAGTATATAGACTTTATTCATGTCATATGAGTTAACCAGTTATGATATTTTACTATCTTAGTATTTTTAtgtcttatttttcattctaaaattaacAGCTGCTTGGTCTAGTTGAGTTCAAATTAAAGGAAGCAATCTCGAAAGAGCCCACACTTCTTGTTATGGTTGTTGGTGTTCCCAATGTTGGCAAGTCTGCCCTCATAAATTCCATTCATAGAATTGTCACTTCTCGCTTTCCAGGTATAACCTTTACAGAgtaaaatatctatatttgatttatGATTGACTATGTCTGTTCTTATAAAGTCCATGTTTGTTGTTTCTCTACTCCCAGTGCAAGATAAGAACAAGCGAGCTACAGTAGGACCATTGCCTGGTGTTACTCAAGATATTGCAGGATATAAAGTGAGTCTCTAAGgtcaatattttcttaaacATCTCTAAACTTATTAGATGGATGAATCCAATCCTTCAGGCTTCAGTTATGTTGAACTAGATACCAGAAATAGACATGATATAGTACATAGGATGCGTTCGGCAGGCCCCATAAGTTATCCTATTCCTCTCTTTttcgtgcgcacgcttcccgaactgctaaacggtgtattttttgtgaaaattttatataggaaagttgttttaaaaaatcatgttaatctattttatattttttaaataattaataattaattaatcatatactaaactattattatattttctgcGCCGGATAACTAGCACCCCTTCTCCCCTcaaacgaacgcagccataGAGCAACAAGCAAAACCAAACTCAGATATAACGCATGTGGAATAGCACGACACAGCTGAAAGAAAAGGTTTATGGAAGATACTATGGGGTCTTGTCCACCTAACAGGCGTGGCCTCCCGCCTCCCTAGCCACTGGATGGCTGGTGCCTGTAGTAGATGATGCCAGTCGTAACAACAGCAATCTAATCCCTTTCTTTgtatgaaatatatttagttttttacaATTCACATTACATATAGTTACTCCTTCCTTACTCGACCCTATGTTAGGATCATAGGTATTAGCTGTGGAAGAATACAAGAATACAGAGATTTAATAGATTAAGATTGCCATTGTTTGATCCAAAGTTTACCTTCTGGATCATTTCGCCTACAAATTAAACATATCCCACACCACAGGCCACTTAGACCCACTTACACTGCCATGTCCAGTTCAGCATATCTACTGCCCAGCCTTATCACTGTTCCGATCCATTTTCTATTGCCACCTACCCTGACTCCATTTTCCTGTGCACCATCAGTTTGCTTAGTTTTGCAAATACATGGTTCTAGTGAGTGCATTCATAGTGCCTAATCGTTGGTCAGTTTCatgttgttgttttctttttgctatAATTGTGTAAATTGACAGCAATACTTGTCTTGGACAGATTGCAAGCCAGCCGAGCATTTATGTGCTTGATACACCAGGTGTTCTAGTGCCAAGCATTCCAGACATGGAGACTGGTTTAAAGCTTGCTCTGACAGGTTAGACATTTTAGCTtatgttttgttattttctgaATTCATCTAAAGAATAAGAATGTTATCGCGTTTTCTTGTTAGAGAATTTATCTGTATTTGGTAAACACAAGGTTATTCATAGTTTACTCTTGTTTTACTTACCATTAATATCGAGTTGTTCATATTTGGTACTGCCACATTACTATAGAGCCCTTTGTATTATTTACAGGAGCTGTCAAGGACTCAGTAGTTGGAGAGGAGCGTAtagcaaaatatttattgtcaCTTCTTAATATTAGAAAAACCCCTCTACATTGGGAGAGGCTGCTTTACCGAAGAGAAGAATTGGATGAAGATGCATTCAATAGTAACGAAAAAGACTATAGGGATTCACCACAAAGGAGGAGGCGACCAAATAATTCTGACGCCTTATATGTACAGGTACTAACTCATATCTGAAAACTGTTGCATGGACAACCATTGTTATGGGGATTTAACTCAGTACCATATTTGAAACTTCCCACGTGTACCATATGATAGAATTTGGATGGAATAGATTTATCCTGGTTTGACAACCGTATTGATTAACATTTTGCATAttataacacaaaataaataatcatatatgaataacctcACCATCTGGATCCTTTTTAAATCTGATGCACCCACTGATCATCTATTGCATCTGAGTATAAAACTAGCTTTGCAAGTTGCAAAATAACAGGCAATATTTGATATTGCTAACTTGCTGTGTACATTTCTCACTGTTTTTTCCTTTATGTAACAAAGTCTTCAGT is part of the Oryza brachyantha chromosome 11, ObraRS2, whole genome shotgun sequence genome and encodes:
- the LOC102709033 gene encoding short integuments 2, mitochondrial, which translates into the protein MRGLSRAGKRAGEMAFNAGGGVVNWFPGHMAAASRAIRDRLKLADLVIEVRDARIPLSSANEDLQPVLASKRRILALNKKDLANPNIMNRWLHHFESCKQDCISISAHSSSSVSQLLGLVEFKLKEAISKEPTLLVMVVGVPNVGKSALINSIHRIVTSRFPVQDKNKRATVGPLPGVTQDIAGYKIASQPSIYVLDTPGVLVPSIPDMETGLKLALTGAVKDSVVGEERIAKYLLSLLNIRKTPLHWERLLYRREELDEDAFNSNEKDYRDSPQRRRRPNNSDALYVQDMVMEVQRTLCSTFMDFTGNPEEENELESLIDLQLIALRKVFRIPHKPFDETHGPASKKLLTLFRSGKLGPFILDDLPDQ